A region of Anolis sagrei isolate rAnoSag1 chromosome 2, rAnoSag1.mat, whole genome shotgun sequence DNA encodes the following proteins:
- the ALKBH7 gene encoding alpha-ketoglutarate-dependent dioxygenase alkB homolog 7, mitochondrial: protein MLRGFAAAGWRALLCAGPAGETQPWPPSLGKAWASNEALWRRLRAGGASVVPGFLSEEEEALLVAELEPQLKRRRYEEEHWDGAIHKYRETEKSHWSKESHEILQRVRDAALPPGVPQLTQVHVLDLAKTGYIKPHVDSVKFCGCTIAGLSLLSSSVMRLVHEQNPQDCLDLLLERRSLYILRGPARYEFTHEILKDEESFFDGRKVPRERRISVICRNLPLPSNPS, encoded by the exons ATGTTGCGTGGCTTTGCTGCGGCTGGGTGGCGGGCGCTCCTCTGCGCAGGCCCAGCCGGGGAGACCCAACCTTGGCCTCCTTCACTCGGCAAGGCCTGGGCCTCGAATGAGGCGCTGTGGCGGCGGCTGCGGGCGGGCGGCGCGTCTGTGGTGCCGGGCTTCctcagcgaggaggaggaggccctgtTGGTGGCGGAGCTGGAGCCGCAACTGAAGCGCCGCCGCTACGAAGAGGAGCATTGGGACGGG GCTATTCATAAGTACCGTGAGACAGAAAAATCACATTGGAGCAAAGAGAGCCATGAGATTTTGCAAAGGGTTCGGGATGCAGCTTTGCCACCAGGAGTACCACAACTCACTCAAGTTCATGTCCTCGATTTGGCTAAAACCGGTTACATAAAGCCACACGTGGACAGTGTCAAG TTCTGCGGCTGCACCATTGCAGGGCTTTCCCTACTGTCCTCAAGTGTGATGCGTTTGGTTCATGAACAGAATCCTCAAGACTGTCTGGATCTGCTGCTGGAACGCCGCTCTCTCTACATCCTCAG AGGGCCAGCTCGCTATGAATTCACTCATGAGATCCTTAAAGATGAGGAGTCCTTTTTTGATGGAAGGAAGGTCCCCCGGGAGCGAAGGATCTCTGTTATTTGCCGAAACCTACCCTTACCATCAAATCCATCATAA